Genomic DNA from Nonomuraea rubra:
CGGGGGCGGCGCGAGGACGGGTTGGCATGAGAAGAGGCTCTCGGTAAGACAGCAGTCGACCAAGATCCGATGCCTCTACCGGAGAGCCTCGTTGCTGTCTTACCCTGCCGCGATTCCGCTGTCCAATCACACCCTGATCCGGCTGGCCGAACTGATCCGCGCCCGGCGTGCCGAGCGCCGCTGCCGGTGGCGGCGCCTGGACCCATCCCGGCAAGCCCTGCTCGTGCTCGCCCATCTGCGCAACGGCGACACCTACGCGCGTCTGGCCTCGGGCTTCGCCATCGGCACCAGCACCGCCTGGCGCTACGTCCGTGAGGCGACCGACCTGCTCGCCATGCTCGCCGACGATGTGCACGCCGCCGCCTTACGCGCCGGCCGGCTGGCCTACGCCATCCTGGACGGCACCCTGATCCCGATCGACCGGCTGGCCGACGAACGGCCGTACTACTCCGGCAAACACCGATGCCACGGCGTGAACGTGCAGGTCCTGGCCGATCCGGCCGGCCGCCTCGTCTGGGCCTCACCTGCGATGCCCGGCGCCACGCATGACTTGACCGCGGCACGCGCCACCGGCCTGATCGACGCGCTGACCACCACAGGCGTACAGACCTTCGCCGACAAGGGATACCAAGGCGCAGGCGGCAGCATCCGCACGCCGTTCAAAGGCCATCGACTGCGGCCACCGCTGTCACGCCATCAGCGCTCGGTCAACCGCGCACACGCCCGCATCCGCGCCTGCGGCGAACGCGCCGTCGCCACCTTGAAGACCTGGAAAGTCCTGACCCGCCTGCGCTGCTGCCCGCACCGCGCCACCACCATCGTGCAGGCCATCCTCGTCCTGCAACTCATCGAAGAGGGCCGCTACGCAGGATGAAAAGCGCTCCTTGAAGATGTCACACTCTCCGAAGAAGTACATCAGGACGACGAGTGCGTTCAGCTCCATAGGGGATCGTTGCGAGGCGTTGCCGAGGATGTGTCGTTCCAGCTCCCACAGGATGTCGTCCGCAGGGCCCAGGGTCTCGATGATCATCTCGTAGTGCGCGCGAAAGCCCGCCGCGACCTCGTCTCGCTCGTTGGGGTCTCGCCGCCCGCGGTAGTAGTCCTCCACGTGGCTGACATATGGCAGGGCAAGCCGCATGCGATGCCTCACGTCCCAGGAGAACCCGTTGTAGTCCATCTTCGTCAGCGGTGGCCGGGGGAGGGGCGGCAGGTCTTCGAGTGGACGGCGATACTGTGCGAGATGATCCAGCAAGGGAACTAGTTCCTCCAGCACAACGCCGACAACCACCGACTGCGCCGGAAACGGGCCTAGAAAGTCTTCGACCTGCCACTTCTCCATCCTGCAGAACTGTGTGTAGAAGTGGTTACGCCCGAAGTTCTCGAAGGCCAGCTGCGGATGGTCGTTCCGCGCCGCAGCGAGCAGGCTCGCCACCTGCGGGTGGAGGCCCCTCCGGTCGTTGTGGACGAAGACGAATGTACTGAACTCCTCCGCGCGCTTCTTGATGGCCTTGCTCAGATCGTCTTCGAATTTATCCGAGATATGTCTCGGCACCACCGTCTGCGGCGCGTAACACGCGTAGAGCTTGCTGCCACAGAGGAGAAGACCGTCGGCGCCCTGGTCGCCAAGTCGGCCAGCGGTACGAACGTTGAGAAAGCTCGGATCTGATGTGCTCATAACTCGATGGAAGAACTCCTCGAACGCTTCGCCATGAAGCTCATCGAGTTTCGAGTTGAGCATGAACCTGATCGACGAGCGCTCCCAAATCTCCACGCACTCCTCCATCGACATACCCTTGGCGCGGCTCGCGAACCGGCGGACACTCCTGACCTTAAGGAGAGTAGCCCCATTCCGGCTCGAACGTCATCGAGTTCCAATGCCGAACAGGCCCGATGACCCCTTTGCGGCTATATGGCTTCGTGCGTGTGTGACCCTCCGGGCCGGGCACCATCGCCTCGTCCCCCGGCAAACAGAAAGCGACCTGGTAGGAGCCAGCGCATCGGCCGCTACGACGATCCGGACAACTCTTCTGCTGTGCCGCACCTGAACACGGGGCGACTCGCCTGCGTCCGCCGTTCGTGAGCGGCGGCCCCTCGTTACGGGCAGCGCTCCAAGCCACCCCTACTTCATCATCCACAACGGACGCCGCTACGGCTCCAAGGCGATCGCCGGCGTGGCTCTTTGCGGCGTCAACGGGCACGCGCTTCGCGCAACGGAGTTCTCCGGAGGGGCCGCATGGTCGGCAGGGTCCTCGGCCACCTCGGTTTCCTGGTCCGCCCATACCAAGACGCATCACCTGCCGAGGCGCTCCTGCAGATGATCAGCGACCTCGACACCGCCGTCTCGAACGGCCGCCCCAAGCGTCACGATGCGCTCACCCCATGTGGGCCCTCGGCCGAGCGGCACACCGAGCCGGACGCCGGGACTTGGGCATCAACCGCAAGACCCTGCGCGTGCGGGTGAAGGAGGCCCGCGCGAACGGAACGGCAGAGGCCAAGAAAGACGGTCCTGGTCAAGCGGCCGGTGCGGGGTCGGCTATCGTCCGACGACGTGCTGGAAGAGGAGAGCAAGCAGTTCAACGCCCGGATCCGGGAGCTGGAGCTGGAGCGCGACATCCTACGCCGGGCGGCAAAGTATGTCGCCGGCGAGACGCGCGCTGTGAGGCGTTGATGGTCCGTATGAAGGTGCTCGTGTGGGATGGATCATTGGACGTATTGCTGTGGGCAGTCTGGGCCGTGCCGTGGGCTGCATACAGCGATGGTGTTCACCCATCGGTCGGTGTAAGTGTGGCCCTTGTAGGTGTATGCGACCTCCACGTGCGTGCGACTGGTTCGGCCGGTGGCTTGGGTGACGCGCAGCCCGATCAGCAGTTCGTGTCCCTTCTTGCGAGGGCGGCCCTGCTCGGCGGGCAGCACGTAACCCTCGGCCGGGGAAAGCGGGCCCAGACCCTCTGTGCGCGGCGGAAAGCCGGTCAACGCCTGCTGCATGGTGTATTTGCGCGCGTATCCCGCGATCCGGGCACCGACTTGGCGCAGCCCGTTCCCCTCGAGGACGGTCGTGACCCGGGTGATGGTGACCGGTGCGTCGCCGAAGTTGTAGAGCACCACCCAGCCGTCGGTGAACACCGTTCCTCGGTCGTAGCGCAGTGCGTACCCCGTGGGAGGGGCCGATTTCAGTGGTCCCTGGCCGACCCGGCGGGAGGCATCCACCCGTCCGTCGTCGCCAGGGGTGGCGACAGACGCAGGACCGGGTGCGCTCGTACACGCCGCGAGGGGCAGGCAGAGGAAGAGGCCGACGGCCCGCACACGGGTGCGCGGGCCGGGCCGTTGAGGCATCGGGGTCACCTAGTACTGCTCCATGACGTATGACGCATAGACGGGAACGTCTTCCAGCCCGCAGATGTGCGCTGATCGGACAGGTGTCACGGTCAGTTTCCAACTCTCGCCGTTCGTCGTCCTGGAGTCGAGTTTCACCGTGCTGAAATCGACGCCGCCGTAACGGGTCCATGTGGTGTCCCGGGCGACCCAGGTCGGGGAGGAGATGGGGACGACGGTGTCAGGGTCCGGGCACACGCCCTGATTGCCTCCGCCGGGAATGATGTCGTTGCCACCGGTGAACCGGTACGGTCGCCACTCGTACTTTCCGGAGAGCCTCTTCTCCAGGGTGATGTGGTGCTCACACCACAGATCCCAGGTGCGGAATTCGAATTCCGCTTGGAAGTGTGCGGGCCGGTAGTGGCCGATCTCGAAGTTGATTCCGGCGGAATTGCTCTGCACGTTGGTGAAGCCCGCTTTGGCCAGCGCTCCACCGGCGGCAATGTTGGCCGCTGCTTCGATCTGTGTCGTGTTGGTGGTGCTCCAGGCGTAGGTAGCGGTGGTGTTCGGACCTGTCGCGTGTGCCCGTACGGTGACCAGGCTGCGCTTGATAGGCAGGTCGGACATGGCGAAGTAATAGCCTTCGTTGCTGTTGCAGTATTGAGCGGGATTGGGAATTGACTGAGTGGTCTGCCCCGATGAGCCGGATGGGTAGCCCAGCAGGCGAAGGGAGGACGCGTCTTCGGGGAAATGGTCTACGGTGACCTCGGCGGCGGTTCGGGAGCCGTCTATCTTGCGTAGCTCCTCCGACACCGACCTGCGTGCCGGAGTGGGTTCGGCGAGCATCCACCGGCCCTTCGACGCAGCGGGCGCCTTCAGGTAGATGCGCCGCCAGACGCTGTCCTGCCCACCGGACGAGGTGATAAGGGCTGACACC
This window encodes:
- a CDS encoding transposase family protein, yielding MLSYPAAIPLSNHTLIRLAELIRARRAERRCRWRRLDPSRQALLVLAHLRNGDTYARLASGFAIGTSTAWRYVREATDLLAMLADDVHAAALRAGRLAYAILDGTLIPIDRLADERPYYSGKHRCHGVNVQVLADPAGRLVWASPAMPGATHDLTAARATGLIDALTTTGVQTFADKGYQGAGGSIRTPFKGHRLRPPLSRHQRSVNRAHARIRACGERAVATLKTWKVLTRLRCCPHRATTIVQAILVLQLIEEGRYAG